A DNA window from Pseudomonadota bacterium contains the following coding sequences:
- a CDS encoding type II toxin-antitoxin system RelE/ParE family toxin, translated as MSYKLIYTDSYTRRTKRFFKKHPELISQYEKTLKILEINPQHPSLRLHRLKGKLNNLHSVSINISYRITLEFYFIEQEIILVNVGPHHEIYQ; from the coding sequence ATGAGTTATAAACTTATTTACACCGACAGCTATACAAGAAGAACAAAGAGGTTTTTCAAAAAACATCCAGAGCTGATATCCCAGTATGAAAAAACTCTCAAAATACTAGAGATAAATCCTCAACATCCCTCGCTGAGATTGCATCGATTGAAAGGGAAATTAAATAATTTACACTCGGTGTCCATCAATATTTCTTACCGCATCACTTTGGAATTTTATTTTATAGAACAAGAAATCATTTTGGTAAATGTCGGTCCTCACCATGAGATCTATCAATGA